The following proteins come from a genomic window of Yinghuangia sp. ASG 101:
- a CDS encoding response regulator: MIRIGLADDQALVRTGFRALLGTEPDFDVVGEAADGGAAVALARELRPDVLLMDIRMPDVDGLTATRRIVGDPELAEVRVVILTTYAEDANVYGALCAGASGFLVKDAEAEELVQAVRVVARGDALLSPAITRQVIGMFARSDVRPNASGGDVDPQVDALTEREREVLCQIAAGLANEEIALRLGMSPYTVKTHLSRMLAKLGLRDRAQLVVAAYESGLVRPGHGAA; this comes from the coding sequence ATGATCCGCATCGGACTGGCCGACGACCAGGCGCTCGTGCGCACGGGGTTCCGCGCGCTGCTGGGCACCGAACCCGATTTCGACGTGGTCGGCGAGGCGGCGGACGGCGGCGCGGCGGTGGCCCTCGCCCGCGAACTGCGGCCGGACGTCCTGCTGATGGACATCCGCATGCCCGACGTCGACGGCCTCACCGCGACCCGCCGCATCGTCGGCGACCCCGAACTCGCCGAGGTGCGCGTGGTGATCCTGACGACGTACGCGGAGGACGCCAACGTCTACGGAGCGCTGTGCGCGGGCGCGAGCGGTTTCCTCGTCAAGGACGCCGAGGCGGAGGAACTGGTGCAGGCGGTACGCGTCGTCGCGCGCGGCGACGCGCTGCTGTCGCCCGCGATCACGCGGCAGGTGATCGGCATGTTCGCCCGTTCCGACGTCCGGCCGAACGCGTCCGGCGGGGACGTCGACCCGCAGGTGGACGCGCTCACCGAGCGCGAGCGCGAAGTGCTGTGCCAGATCGCGGCGGGGCTGGCGAACGAGGAGATCGCGCTGCGGCTGGGGATGTCTCCGTATACGGTCAAGACGCACCTGAGCCGCATGCTGGCCAAGCTGGGGCTGCGCGATCGCGCGCAACTGGTCGTCGCGGCCTACGAGTCGGGCTTGGTGCGGCCCGGGCACGGGGCGGCGTAG
- a CDS encoding CBS domain-containing protein, translated as MDATNLKARDVMHAGAQCVSENSSLMDAAKMMKDLDVGCVPICGTDDKLKGLVTDRDIVMHCCAEGRDPAAVPAGELAGTLHWCDADADLADVLDMMETHQIRRIPVIDSTKGNRLVGMISEADLARNISDRQLAEFVEKVYATA; from the coding sequence ATGGACGCGACCAACCTCAAGGCGCGCGACGTCATGCACGCGGGCGCGCAGTGTGTCTCGGAGAACTCGTCCCTCATGGACGCCGCGAAGATGATGAAGGACCTCGACGTCGGGTGTGTGCCGATCTGCGGTACCGACGACAAGCTGAAAGGCCTGGTCACCGACCGCGACATCGTCATGCACTGTTGCGCCGAGGGGCGCGACCCCGCCGCGGTGCCGGCCGGCGAACTGGCCGGCACGCTGCACTGGTGCGACGCCGACGCCGATCTCGCCGACGTCCTCGACATGATGGAGACGCACCAGATCCGGCGCATCCCCGTGATCGACTCCACCAAGGGCAACCGGCTCGTGGGGATGATCAGCGAGGCCGACCTGGCCCGCAACATCTCCGACCGCCAGCTCGCCGAATTCGTCGAGAAGGTGTACGCGACCGCCTGA
- a CDS encoding Gfo/Idh/MocA family oxidoreductase yields the protein MNTTEPLRTALIGYGLGGAAFHAPFLAALPEYELSAVVTGNPERAAAVRARYGDDVEVIPAATELFARGDAFDVAVVTVPNRFHAAFAREALDAGLHVVVDKPFAGTAHEGRSLAALAEAHGRTLCVYQNRRWDGDFRTLRGLIAYGRLGAVHRFESRFERWRPEPVRDAWKEDADPAALGGILYDLGSHLVDQAVALFGRPRLVYAELDRGRPGVVVDDDSFVALTHAGGVRSHLWMSATAADLGPRLRVLGGKAAYVKYGMDVQEAALRAGGVPGSPGWGTEPADAWGRVGTPGDEEAVPTLPGAYQDFYRAFAAALRGEGPVPVPVAESVTVLEVIEAAQRSSRDGVAVALGAGG from the coding sequence ATGAACACGACCGAACCCCTGCGCACGGCACTCATCGGGTACGGCCTGGGCGGGGCGGCCTTCCACGCGCCTTTCCTCGCGGCCCTGCCCGAGTACGAGCTGAGCGCGGTCGTCACCGGCAACCCGGAGCGCGCCGCCGCGGTGCGCGCGCGGTACGGCGATGACGTCGAGGTGATCCCCGCCGCCACCGAGCTGTTCGCCCGCGGCGACGCATTCGACGTCGCGGTCGTCACGGTGCCCAACCGCTTCCACGCCGCGTTCGCGCGCGAGGCGCTCGACGCCGGCCTGCACGTCGTCGTCGACAAGCCCTTCGCCGGCACCGCGCACGAAGGGCGCTCTCTCGCCGCCCTCGCCGAAGCCCACGGCCGCACACTGTGCGTGTACCAGAACCGGCGCTGGGACGGCGATTTTCGGACACTGCGCGGGCTCATCGCATACGGTCGGCTCGGCGCGGTCCACCGCTTCGAGTCCCGATTCGAACGCTGGCGTCCGGAACCCGTGCGCGACGCGTGGAAAGAGGACGCCGACCCGGCCGCGCTCGGCGGCATCCTCTACGACCTCGGCAGCCACCTCGTCGACCAGGCCGTCGCGCTCTTCGGCCGACCCCGCCTCGTCTACGCCGAACTCGACCGCGGCCGGCCCGGCGTCGTCGTCGACGACGACTCGTTCGTGGCCCTCACCCACGCCGGCGGAGTGCGCTCCCACCTGTGGATGAGCGCGACGGCCGCGGACCTCGGCCCGCGCCTGAGGGTGCTCGGCGGGAAGGCCGCGTACGTGAAGTACGGCATGGACGTGCAGGAGGCGGCGTTGCGGGCGGGCGGCGTCCCGGGGTCGCCCGGCTGGGGCACCGAGCCCGCGGACGCCTGGGGCCGCGTGGGCACACCCGGCGACGAGGAGGCCGTCCCGACGCTGCCCGGGGCGTACCAGGACTTCTACCGCGCGTTCGCCGCGGCGCTGCGCGGCGAGGGGCCGGTTCCGGTGCCGGTCGCCGAGTCGGTCACCGTGCTGGAGGTCATCGAGGCCGCGCAACGCTCGTCGCGCGACGGCGTCGCGGTGGCCTTGGGCGCGGGCGGGTGA
- a CDS encoding ATP-binding protein, which translates to MNPGEGVSEAVARLWYDAHDARLPLHLPGADEARRTRRELVAQIDDYVLPRLRRPEAPLLAAVAGPTGAGRSTLVNSLIGREVSPAGVLRPTTRVPVLVCRASERHWFAGARVLPGLRRVAGGPRPAGEGPSLVLHVDDRVPAGLAVLDVPGVDAVDADRDLAARLLGAADVWLFVTTPSRYADAVPWHLLRVARERTTEIGIVLNRVGVGEFDEVRGHFAALLENAGLGRVPLFVLPEVPLVRHMLSRGNIAPVRNWLYERATRPAAREAAVHRTLGGALRSLPARAEVVARAATRQHAAAATLARCVERVYAAAHRHLDSALRAGEPLSGETLARWRAWHADGLPGPDAPAIERALADAVATLLRDVAERAAEVTERCWRGRPGGAELIARTGGHAWSRASGVFAPGPYGAPGPSPEAPRAFPGYRGAVGPGGGVGRRFGSASPAPLVVADTIAGGDAYRDVLAAGSPLPGGSPADAAAETVAAWLGETAARVPDGAAAPRSDAVLVVVAALGPTHGDGTARSRAEVPRAAHAAARRAHAALTPELAAHIAPVRAALRERAGAFVDAERELRLRAVRVLRTNAGRGVEETDDAAPGAG; encoded by the coding sequence GTGAACCCGGGCGAGGGCGTTTCCGAGGCGGTCGCCCGCCTCTGGTACGACGCCCACGACGCGCGCCTCCCCCTCCACCTTCCCGGAGCCGACGAGGCCCGCCGCACCCGGCGCGAGCTTGTGGCCCAGATCGACGACTACGTCCTGCCCCGGCTCCGCCGCCCGGAGGCGCCGCTGCTGGCCGCGGTCGCCGGGCCGACGGGGGCCGGGCGTTCGACGCTGGTCAACTCGCTGATCGGACGCGAGGTCAGCCCGGCGGGGGTACTGCGCCCCACGACGCGCGTCCCGGTGCTGGTGTGCCGGGCATCGGAGCGCCACTGGTTCGCGGGCGCGCGCGTGCTGCCCGGGCTGCGCCGGGTCGCGGGCGGGCCGCGCCCGGCCGGCGAAGGGCCCTCGCTGGTGCTGCACGTCGACGACCGGGTGCCCGCCGGTCTCGCCGTCCTCGACGTCCCCGGCGTCGACGCGGTCGACGCCGACCGCGACCTCGCCGCCCGGCTGCTCGGCGCGGCCGACGTCTGGCTGTTCGTGACGACCCCGTCCCGCTACGCCGACGCCGTGCCGTGGCACCTGCTGCGCGTCGCACGCGAGCGCACCACCGAGATCGGGATCGTCCTCAACCGGGTCGGCGTCGGCGAATTCGACGAGGTGCGCGGCCACTTCGCGGCTCTTCTGGAGAACGCCGGACTGGGGCGCGTGCCGTTGTTCGTCCTGCCGGAGGTGCCGTTGGTCCGGCACATGCTCTCCCGCGGCAACATCGCGCCGGTACGCAACTGGCTGTACGAACGCGCCACCCGGCCGGCCGCGCGCGAGGCCGCCGTCCACCGCACACTCGGCGGAGCGCTGCGCAGCCTCCCCGCCCGCGCCGAGGTCGTCGCCCGGGCGGCCACCCGGCAGCACGCCGCCGCGGCCACCCTCGCCCGCTGCGTCGAACGGGTGTACGCCGCGGCGCACCGGCACCTGGACTCCGCGCTGCGTGCCGGTGAGCCGCTGAGCGGGGAGACGCTGGCCCGATGGCGCGCGTGGCACGCCGACGGCCTGCCCGGACCGGACGCCCCCGCGATCGAACGCGCGCTGGCGGACGCGGTCGCGACGCTGCTGCGCGATGTGGCCGAGCGGGCGGCGGAGGTCACGGAGAGGTGTTGGCGCGGTCGGCCGGGCGGGGCGGAGCTGATCGCGCGCACGGGCGGGCACGCCTGGTCCCGGGCCTCGGGGGTGTTCGCGCCCGGCCCGTACGGCGCGCCGGGGCCCTCGCCGGAGGCGCCGCGGGCCTTTCCGGGGTACCGCGGCGCGGTCGGGCCCGGGGGCGGCGTCGGCCGCCGGTTCGGCTCGGCGTCACCCGCGCCGCTGGTCGTGGCCGACACCATCGCGGGCGGTGACGCGTACCGCGACGTTCTCGCCGCCGGATCCCCGCTCCCGGGAGGGTCCCCGGCCGACGCCGCGGCCGAGACCGTCGCGGCGTGGCTCGGCGAGACCGCGGCGCGTGTCCCCGACGGAGCGGCGGCTCCGCGGAGCGACGCGGTCCTTGTCGTCGTCGCCGCGCTGGGGCCGACGCACGGTGACGGCACCGCGCGGTCACGCGCGGAGGTCCCGCGGGCGGCGCACGCGGCGGCCCGCCGAGCGCACGCCGCCCTCACCCCCGAACTCGCCGCACACATCGCGCCCGTGCGCGCGGCGCTGCGCGAGCGCGCCGGCGCTTTCGTCGACGCCGAACGCGAACTGCGCCTGCGGGCCGTCCGCGTGCTGCGGACGAACGCGGGCAGAGGAGTGGAAGAGACGGACGACGCGGCGCCGGGAGCGGGGTGA
- a CDS encoding GTPase, with amino-acid sequence MRDVIDRFTGAYPGYDVGTEEEPARLLARLSALARMIEIGEGRLPAEHLAEARALVDRAEVRLRTAPQHAVIALAGGGGAGKSTLFNALVGLDLAKTGARRPTTVTALACAWDPKGAGPLLDLLGIPRGRQIPRHGALDASGPLWEPVLSRLVLVDLPDHDSVEDEHRADVDRFAAAADHVIWVLDPQKYADAPVHERYLRPLSCHGDVMTVVLHQTDRLPEGGTEACLADLRRLLAADGLAGVRVVATSAVTGEGLQELRDIVTGIAAGRRAAVLRLSADLDRVAEGFDREFAGPVPGAETVPDRVRADLVDRLGSAAGIGAAAAPRGDRAGGPGTGRAVRRRPGPGRAGLGGADVDPGDGRADGPEADPPGVPVQTHRVDLAVRGAAAELTRGMPEPWADGVRRVLGRSVRRVSAVLATELSVAPVERPALPARVRAAVWSVRAGAVLAVVGVVGLVLAAAGAEPFGGDSALYAGLLPLVVGVPLTVAGGYAARTWRAASDRARREAVRRELSGRVADIADEYLVRPATGELERYREAHALFVAAREPLHVR; translated from the coding sequence GTGAGGGACGTGATCGACCGCTTCACCGGCGCGTACCCCGGATACGACGTCGGCACCGAGGAGGAACCCGCGCGCCTGCTCGCCCGGTTGTCCGCGCTGGCCCGCATGATCGAGATCGGCGAGGGGCGGCTGCCCGCCGAACACCTCGCCGAGGCACGGGCGTTGGTCGACCGGGCCGAGGTCCGGCTGCGTACCGCCCCGCAGCACGCCGTGATCGCGCTGGCCGGGGGCGGCGGAGCCGGCAAGTCGACGCTCTTCAACGCGCTCGTCGGGCTCGACCTCGCGAAGACGGGGGCGCGGCGGCCCACCACGGTGACGGCGCTCGCGTGTGCGTGGGATCCGAAGGGTGCGGGGCCGCTGCTCGATCTGCTCGGCATTCCGCGCGGACGCCAGATCCCGAGGCACGGCGCGCTGGACGCGTCGGGACCGCTGTGGGAACCGGTGCTGTCCCGGCTCGTGCTCGTCGATCTGCCCGACCATGACTCCGTCGAGGACGAACACCGCGCCGACGTCGACCGTTTCGCGGCGGCGGCGGACCACGTGATCTGGGTGCTCGACCCGCAGAAGTACGCGGACGCGCCGGTCCACGAGCGCTACTTGCGCCCTTTGTCGTGCCACGGCGACGTGATGACCGTCGTGCTCCACCAGACGGACCGGCTGCCCGAGGGCGGCACCGAGGCCTGCCTCGCCGACCTGCGGCGGCTGCTCGCCGCGGACGGGCTCGCCGGAGTGCGGGTGGTCGCGACGTCCGCGGTGACCGGCGAGGGCCTTCAGGAGCTTCGCGACATCGTCACCGGGATCGCCGCGGGACGCCGTGCGGCGGTGCTGCGCCTGTCGGCCGACCTGGACCGCGTCGCCGAGGGCTTCGACCGGGAGTTCGCCGGGCCGGTGCCCGGAGCCGAGACGGTGCCGGACCGGGTGCGGGCGGACCTGGTGGACCGGCTGGGCTCGGCCGCAGGGATCGGGGCCGCCGCGGCGCCGCGGGGTGATCGGGCGGGTGGACCGGGTACGGGACGCGCGGTTCGTCGTCGTCCGGGGCCGGGCCGTGCCGGCCTCGGCGGTGCGGACGTCGACCCCGGCGACGGCCGGGCCGACGGACCCGAGGCGGATCCGCCGGGAGTGCCCGTGCAGACCCACCGGGTCGACCTCGCGGTGCGCGGCGCGGCGGCCGAGCTGACGCGCGGCATGCCCGAGCCCTGGGCCGACGGAGTGCGCAGGGTCCTCGGACGCAGCGTGCGGCGTGTGTCGGCCGTGCTGGCCACCGAGCTGTCCGTCGCGCCGGTCGAGCGCCCGGCCCTGCCCGCGCGCGTGCGGGCGGCCGTCTGGTCCGTGCGGGCGGGGGCCGTGCTCGCGGTGGTCGGTGTCGTCGGCCTGGTGCTCGCGGCTGCCGGGGCCGAACCGTTCGGCGGCGACAGCGCGTTGTACGCGGGCCTGCTTCCGCTGGTCGTCGGGGTGCCGCTGACGGTGGCGGGCGGGTACGCCGCACGCACGTGGCGCGCCGCCTCGGACCGCGCCCGGCGCGAGGCCGTGCGCCGCGAGTTGTCCGGACGGGTCGCCGACATCGCCGACGAATACCTGGTGCGGCCCGCGACCGGGGAACTGGAGCGGTATCGCGAGGCACACGCGTTGTTCGTCGCGGCCCGGGAGCCGTTGCACGTGCGGTGA
- a CDS encoding single-stranded DNA-binding protein has product MNDTYVTLVGTVVTDVYSATTPSGVPLARFRFGVSPRKFDRETSTWTYGESSYYSVVAWRRLAEHTLSSVEKGDPLVITGRLNVRTWQRDDHWHTKVEVEASSLGHDLARGTARFTRARPREARPEQPAAVPPLPTTPRGETASRAA; this is encoded by the coding sequence GTGAACGACACCTACGTGACCCTGGTCGGCACCGTCGTCACCGACGTGTATTCGGCCACCACGCCGAGCGGGGTTCCGCTCGCCCGATTCCGCTTCGGGGTGTCGCCGCGCAAATTCGACAGGGAGACCAGCACATGGACCTACGGCGAGTCCAGCTACTACTCCGTGGTCGCCTGGCGGCGGCTCGCGGAGCACACACTCAGCTCCGTCGAGAAGGGGGACCCGCTGGTCATCACGGGCCGGCTCAACGTGCGGACATGGCAGCGCGACGACCACTGGCACACCAAGGTCGAGGTCGAGGCGTCCTCGCTCGGGCACGATCTCGCGCGTGGCACCGCGCGGTTCACGCGGGCCCGCCCGCGCGAGGCCCGGCCGGAGCAGCCCGCAGCGGTCCCGCCGCTCCCGACCACGCCGCGGGGGGAGACCGCGTCGCGGGCGGCCTAG
- a CDS encoding IS481 family transposase yields the protein MLHRNAPLSETGRLRLARCIVVDGWPPRRAAERFQVSHTTARRWAARYREHGEAGMRDRSSRPHASPRRTPTRTERRIVKVRVLKRWGPARIAYLLRLNPSTVHRVLTRYRLARLAHLDRTTGRPVRRYERAAPGELVHVDIKKLGRIPDGGGHRALGRAAGKPNSTGTGYAYLHNAVDDHSRLAYSEIHGDERKETAIAFWTRARAFFAEAGVTVERVLTDNGSCYRSKLWANTLAAQGITHKRTRPYRPQTNGKVERFNRTLLDEWAYATAYRSEAERREAFGPWLHSYNHHRGHTALGGKPPASRVTNLTGQYS from the coding sequence ATGCTCCACCGTAATGCACCTCTGTCCGAGACCGGCCGGCTGCGTCTGGCCCGCTGCATCGTCGTGGACGGCTGGCCGCCGCGCCGTGCGGCGGAACGCTTCCAGGTCTCGCACACCACCGCGCGCCGCTGGGCGGCGCGCTACCGCGAACACGGCGAGGCCGGCATGCGCGACCGCTCCTCGCGTCCGCACGCCAGCCCGCGCCGGACCCCGACGCGGACCGAACGCCGGATCGTCAAGGTCCGGGTCCTCAAGCGCTGGGGCCCGGCCCGGATCGCCTACCTGCTCCGGCTGAATCCGTCCACCGTGCACCGCGTCCTGACCCGCTACCGCCTCGCGCGGCTCGCGCACCTGGACCGCACCACCGGCCGCCCGGTCCGCCGCTACGAACGCGCCGCGCCGGGCGAACTGGTCCACGTCGACATCAAGAAGCTCGGCCGGATACCCGACGGCGGCGGTCACCGCGCACTCGGCCGCGCGGCCGGCAAGCCGAACTCCACCGGCACCGGCTACGCCTACCTCCACAACGCCGTCGACGACCACTCCCGCCTGGCCTACAGCGAGATCCACGGCGACGAGCGCAAGGAGACCGCCATCGCGTTCTGGACCCGCGCCCGGGCGTTCTTCGCCGAGGCCGGGGTCACCGTCGAACGCGTGCTGACCGACAACGGCTCGTGCTACCGCTCGAAACTGTGGGCCAACACCCTTGCCGCGCAAGGAATCACACACAAACGCACCCGGCCCTACCGGCCGCAGACCAATGGCAAGGTCGAACGGTTCAACCGCACCCTGCTCGACGAATGGGCCTACGCCACCGCCTACCGGAGCGAGGCCGAACGCCGCGAAGCGTTCGGCCCCTGGCTCCACTCCTACAATCACCACCGCGGACACACCGCACTCGGCGGCAAACCACCCGCCAGCCGCGTCACCAACCTCACAGGGCAGTACAGCTAG
- a CDS encoding recombinase family protein translates to MDAEPDRASDGDSRHPLRDRPDAPLAGTRREARARSRRRGEPAAIYCRISHARDEDHTGVGRQELSCRRAAEKLGLLVDDALVFVDHSRSAWQRDGRRPGWDAFIRAVRDGRARHVLVYAPDRFFRQPHDLAELLDVAEAHDVTPHGRAGGRDLADAGDRSLLRGEIARACRSADDASRRARATTEERARKGRPHGGKRRYGYAADQRTVIEHEAAIVREIFTRYRDGATVRDLAKDLNARDERTAQGNIWNDYTVRAVLNNRHVAGIQVFRGEEIGDGDWPAIIGLDLWTEVQARRRSIRSAYADPTGSAPRRFYLLRGLVTCKSCGTHMGGSGGRYLCNRLQRLGGDLCGRAAGAATLDAFVTNAALDILETLAPDRPAAAPPVHDDAADRAADDDETRLAELRAMWDARELSTAEYRAMRKAVRARIDRAPARRTPRPSTDVLHGLTGPGARDAWALLRKEEDHARMNAVMRCLFDAVVIDAARTRGNRFDFGRVSITPARDWSA, encoded by the coding sequence ATGGACGCAGAGCCGGACCGGGCCAGTGACGGCGACAGCCGACATCCGTTGCGAGACCGCCCGGACGCTCCCCTGGCAGGCACCCGCCGCGAAGCGCGTGCGCGCTCGCGCCGACGCGGAGAACCGGCAGCAATCTACTGCCGAATCTCTCATGCCCGGGACGAGGACCACACCGGGGTCGGCCGCCAGGAGCTGTCGTGCCGCCGGGCCGCCGAAAAGCTCGGCCTCCTCGTCGACGACGCGCTGGTCTTCGTCGACCACAGCCGCTCCGCCTGGCAGCGCGACGGGAGGCGCCCGGGCTGGGACGCCTTCATCCGCGCCGTGCGGGACGGGAGGGCCCGGCACGTCCTGGTGTACGCCCCCGACCGCTTCTTCCGGCAGCCGCACGACCTGGCGGAGCTGCTGGACGTCGCCGAGGCCCACGATGTCACCCCGCACGGCCGGGCGGGCGGGCGCGACCTCGCCGACGCCGGCGACCGGTCCCTGCTCCGGGGCGAGATCGCACGCGCGTGCCGCAGCGCCGACGACGCGTCGCGGCGGGCCCGTGCCACCACCGAGGAACGCGCGCGCAAGGGCAGGCCGCACGGCGGCAAGCGCCGCTACGGGTACGCCGCCGACCAGCGCACGGTCATCGAGCACGAGGCCGCGATCGTGCGCGAGATCTTCACCCGCTACCGCGACGGTGCGACCGTGCGCGACCTGGCCAAGGACCTCAACGCCCGCGACGAGCGGACGGCGCAGGGCAACATCTGGAACGACTACACCGTGCGCGCCGTCCTGAACAACCGCCACGTCGCCGGAATCCAGGTGTTCCGGGGCGAGGAGATCGGCGACGGCGACTGGCCCGCGATCATCGGGCTCGACCTGTGGACCGAGGTCCAGGCCCGCCGCCGGTCGATCCGCTCCGCCTACGCGGACCCGACCGGATCCGCGCCGCGACGCTTCTACCTGCTGCGCGGGCTCGTCACCTGCAAGTCCTGCGGCACGCATATGGGCGGGTCGGGTGGCCGGTACCTGTGCAATCGCCTGCAACGGCTGGGCGGCGACCTGTGCGGACGGGCGGCGGGGGCCGCGACCCTGGACGCCTTCGTGACGAACGCGGCGCTGGACATCCTGGAGACGCTCGCCCCCGACCGCCCGGCGGCGGCACCCCCCGTACACGACGACGCGGCGGACCGGGCCGCCGACGACGACGAGACCCGACTCGCGGAACTCCGGGCGATGTGGGACGCCCGCGAGTTGTCAACCGCGGAATACCGCGCGATGCGCAAGGCGGTGCGGGCCCGTATCGACCGCGCTCCCGCCCGGCGCACGCCGCGTCCGAGCACCGACGTCCTGCACGGCCTCACCGGCCCCGGCGCCCGCGACGCCTGGGCCCTGCTGCGCAAGGAAGAGGACCACGCGCGCATGAACGCCGTGATGCGCTGTCTCTTCGACGCCGTGGTGATCGACGCGGCCCGCACCCGGGGAAACCGCTTCGACTTCGGCCGGGTGAGCATCACACCGGCCCGCGACTGGTCCGCGTAG